aatTTCACTTTGGTCCTGGTTAATCGTATTTAATTTAAGCATACTTCCATTTGTCATTTGTACTTTTATATACTATAAGTGATGAATGTGTGCAATAAGGCAAGTTGTATACTTTGGATGATGGAAATTTGTGACAAGGAACGACCCTCCTTGgttataaaattttctaattaacCTTGTAAAGTATAAGTGTTCAAAGCTTATGTTGTAGATATGTAAGCATGTTCCAGGAGTGTACAATGCATCTTTGTGTGTGATTTCCCCTATTCGTGTTATTTAGTGATATATATGTGGATTCATTGTGTGTATGACATGCACCACAAGGGAAGTCATTGGTGCACCTTGGTGTAAAATGCGTCTTTATGTGTGCTTACCCCTCCCTGGCCATGAACATTGTTGGTACACCCTGTGCACACAGGCACAACACCTTGCTAGTGCACCATGATGCACTTAATGCGAATCTTTACCAAATTTTCACCGTAAATATAAGGCAAAATGATGCCGATATTTTACCACAAAATATTGGTAAGGATCATGTTTAGTGCATAGTGATGCACTAGGTTTGGATCTTTTATGGATTTCTATTATGAAAATAAGGAGAAATGTTGTTGGATTTTCGTCATAGAAATCTAGTAGGAATTCCTATCAGCTCGCAAAGCACGCATAATTGTCACATATGATTTTCAAAGCAacttcaaaaacccaaaaacatttttgaCCCAAAAGATAATGTCAGTAACTCTTTTATATGTCAATGAATAATTCAAGAAAGAATGTTGTCGAGAGACAAGCGTCACAGGTTGCATAGAATATTTCCTACAGGTAATTGAACTCCTGAATTCACGACTCTAGCTTCAAGACATggttttttacccttttttagaGTAGGAGAACTAGACTTCCTTTCTATATATGTTtggaaaaaatatcaaataaatataagtGACCAATCACGTCACACTGTACAAATCCCATGATGGACGGTGACTTCGTAAATTTAGGCAATTCCCCATAATTACCAATTCACACTCTCATACATGCACAAGGCATGTATGAGGAACACAcacataacatttttcacacatTGCCATCATGAGTGGTCGATTTGACAAGAGGATATCGACATTGGTAAATACATTTATTGGAATGGATTTGCTATTTGATATATTTACTTGGGCATTGATAAATATATACTTGTCTAGGCTCCTAACAAACTTCTTcaactttaattatatatatacttcaTAGCTTAAGTTACTTACACATAATAAAACTCATTTTGTCATTAATTTGTTATTTCCCTAACATCTTTTTGTCTAAAGTATAACACCACGATAACGGTGAACAAACAACtcattatcaatttatcatgagTACCGGAGTGGACTATCTCAAAGAACCTAGATGTGACGGCTATCATATCAAAATGTGATAGGTAGGTGACAAAAGAGACTTAAGCACTAGGTAATAAAGCATTATTCTTAATGGTGCTCCCAATTGTGTTTGTAGATGGTTTTATTAGTTTGAAAATCTTGAATAAATATTAAGATATTAATCAATTTGCCGCCTATTGACTAGTGACTATTTCAGCTCAGGTGATTAAAGGGTGGATTTGCTATTTGATATACTAGCCTAACAAACTTCTTcaactttaattatatatacttCATAGCTTAAATTACTTACACATAATAAAACTCATTTTGTCATTAATTTGTTATTTCCCTAACATCTTTTTGTCTAAAGTATAACACAATGATAACGGTCAACAGACAACTCATTATTAATTTATCATGAGTACCGAGTGGACTATCCCAAAGAACTTAGATGTGACCGCTATCATCTCAAAATGTGATAGGTAGGCGACAAAAGAGACTTGAACACTGGGTAATAAAACATTATTCTTAATGGTGCTTCCAATTGTGTTTGTAGATGGTTTTATTAGTTTGAAAATCTTGAATAAATATTAAGATATTAATCAATTTGCCACCTATTGACTAGTGATTGGTTTAGCTCAAGCGATTAAAGGGTGGATTTGCTATTTGATATATTTACTTGGGCATTGATAAATATATACTTGTCTAGGCTAGCCTAACAAACTTCTTcaactttaattatatatacttCATAGCTTAAGTTACTTACACATAATAAAACTCATTttgtcattaattttttatttccctGATATCTTTTTATCTAAAGTATAACACAACGATAACAGTGAACAAACAACtcattatcaatttatcatgagTACCGGAGTGGACTATCTCAAAGAACCTAGATGTGACGGCTATCATATCAAAATGTGATAGGTAGGCGACAAAAGAGACTTGAATATTGGGTAATAAAACATTATTCTTAATGGCGCTACCAATTGTGTTTGTAGATGGTTTTATTAGTTTGAAAATCTTGAATAAATATTAAGATATTAATCAATTTGCAGCCTATTGACTAGTGATTGGTTTAGCTCAAGCGATTAAAGGGTGGATGCGAGTTCAGAGATCATATGtcatgcaaaaacaaaatgtagcAGGtagatattataaaataagacacaaagaaaaaaatatatacaatatagAAAAGCTTTAAATATACTATTATATATCTAACAGTACAATCAATAGAGCTAGATCATCTTCAACACAATCTATATCCCTAGATTAGCTAAATCACACTATATATATTGCAAATGCTACATCTGTCTTACAATTCAAGCAGGTGAGGGGGTGTAGCCGCTTAGCTTAGGGTTTGACAGCCATTCGTGACCCactcaagaaaaaagaaaaagaaaaaaacgaaGGAAAATACATTCCATCTAATCAAGTAATCAACGCAAGATAATTGATGTTACAAAGTCAACATAATTAAACATCTTTTATCCATTAATCATTCACTTTCCTTCAGCATAGTTTCCTCGACTCCAAGAAATTCTTCCTCTTGGGCTCACAAGATGAAATGTACTCAAGAAAGCTAGAAAAGTCAGTGTCCTTGTAACCCCTTGGATTCTCTTCGTTGACGAGTTTAGGCGATGGCCCAACCATGCAATTGAAAGGAAGACTATGCAAAGAAGCCACCGATATCCGAGACTTCATAGAATTCACCGAGACTCTATGTAAAACACTCTTGTACTTCCCGTTGCTAAAGATCTACAAAATTTAATAGTACTATTGTTAGCATACATGAATGACACGTAcagattttattatataattcttACAAATTTATGTGTCATGTTAGtttaattattctttaatttaataTGATAAACCAACCTCAAGATGATCACCAACGTTGACAACAAAGGCATTAGCGATTGGTTCGACGGTGACCCATTTGTCTTGGTGTTGTATTTGTAAACCCTCAACCTCATCTTGGAGAAGAAGAGTGAGAAATCCATAGTCGGAGTGAGGTGGCATTCCTAGGGTTAGATTGGGTTCAGGGCATGGAGGGTAGCAATTAACAACCATTAGCTGGCTCCCATCTTGAAAGTCCTTTAAAATATCATCTTCTTCTGTCTTGTTCTCCGTGGTTCCCACAAGTCCTAAGCTTTCTAAGATGGACACCATGATCATTAGGAACAAGTATTTGGTTTCTTTTGCGTAGGTAGCCACCAATCTCCTGTTTAAGAAACAACAACAAGCTTGATTGGTCATTTTCTAGATTACCAACATCATAGACAGACAGATTAAAAacgaaaaaaagtaaaaaaagttatattaatTGATAGACAACTTGAAACAAGTCATTCAAAATTGTTtactaatataaatttttttgatatataattGCATGATTTGTAAGTCAACCAGTTCTTTAAGTTGAGAAAGGTGCAGCTAATCCAACAAAGCCTTGGACAGCGATTATAGGCCAAgcaattggagagagagaatttaaatagaaaattagtTGAAGCTAAGCTAAGCTTCTCACCTCAAGTCCACGGGAGAAGAAGGCCAATGAGGAGCAACATCTGATATGGGATTACAAATAAGCTTCAAGAAGTCTCTCCAACAAAACACATCGTCTTTGTTTTGGTTAAAGCTAGTTCCGTATCTAACTGGTGATTGCATGTCCGAGGACATGTACTTGGCTCTTTCCTCAAATGGGAGCTCGAAAAACCTTGTGCTCACGTCAATCATACTGCTTATAACATCGCTTGGAATTCCATGGTTTACCAACTGCATtaaccaacaaaaatatttgCTTTAAAATAAGGGTTAAACAGTTCAGAGAGTTGAATAAGGTAACTAGTAATAGGTATTTTATGTATCCGGCCAATATATGCATAGTGTCTTATGTAGGCTTTACAATCGTGCAAGACTTATCCATTCGAAGAGAGAAAATGCACATATCCAATACATGTAATACAACTAGGTCTTAGGTCAGGATCTTGCTAACAAATTACAAATCACACAAAAACCTACCTGGAAAAAACCATATTGTTCGCAAGCATTAGCGAGAGACTTAAGAACTTGAGGCCGGTTGGAACCTTGCAATTCTGCAAAATCAATGATGGGCAACTTAAGATTTTGCTTGTTGACATTAATTAGCTCTCTATCTTTCATATTGGGTCGATCGGAAACGGGTAATATGTATTTCTTGGGAACTTTGTTTATCCCATTTTCACATAGGTGCTTCACTCCTTTCTGGTATTGGCTTTCTAGATTGTCATTCTGCTTTGTTTTAGCTGCCATCACCATTGCAGGAGACATGGTACAATAACCTGGAATGCACAAATAAGGAAAATGATGTTATAATTAAGCTTAGTATTATGCttttgtggagagagagagagagagagagagagagaggggagagAGGTTTATGGTTTAGATACAAACCAAAAGTGAAGCGTTGATGAAGAGATAAAAGGGACAGTGAGTACAAGAATGAAATGAAGTGCGTGATAATAAGAAGGTTTTGATGCATGTATATATAGTAGAGAAGCAAGAGGGGACTGGAACAGTAGCAAGTTTTTGAGAAACCATTTTCGGATTTGTGAATCCCTAGGATTGGTTCTACACTTCTATTCATATAACGAACCGTTGACAATGGTTTAGTCAGACCACGAGCTGGTAATTAAGGACTGAGAAAGCCCCTATATGCCATCACTCCAAAAACTCAACTGTAACGTTTTGTCCTGTTTCCTAACACCTATCCTTGTtggtagctctctctctctctctctctctcaattaaaTGTATTGTAAATGGAAAATCTTATAAATGGCAGCTGACTTTTTCTATGCAGCTCATCTTAGTAGGGTcgggaacaccctgacctgaaattttatttttattttttttatatatatatatataataattaaattttttttatttgtttaccctaaaaaaaaaattaggaacacccaaaaattaaaaaaaaaaaaaaaaaaaactcaacatcaatcctaaacaacAGATTACAAACCCAATCTAACGGAAAAAAACAATGTAGCAAACCCAACATGGTAGCAAACCCACGGattgtaaaaacaaaataataaaaaaccaaaaacgcAATTAGAAGttgtcaaaacaaaaaaaaatctcaaatctctaaaatttttacatttctttttctcattcttgctctgcttttttctctcaactcatgctctccgcctctctcattctctctccacTCCCACTGTCAGGGCCGGCCCTAGACCAAGCTTCCTCCgatctcatcttttttttttttttttttttccgctgCTGCTGAGTGCTGCATTTGGGTTTTGATTCCTTTCAGTTTTACTGGCTTTCTCTAGACTCTTCTAGTCTTCTTTAGATTTGTTAAAGATAATTTTTCTCTGGGCAGTGGACTGGACGTTTCACCACGtctgggccttttttttttttttttgctttgttaagcccggtttttttttttttttttgggtgtgttatTGGtgcaattggatttttttttttttttttttttttttttttttttttttttttgcgggTGCCATCTTGGCAGGCATCCTCTTGGCTGGGCTAGGGCCCTGGGCTTGTACagtattgtgtttattttttatttttttgttttaatcttgtgtttatatatatatatattttagttattgggaatataatgaataaatttttatctatgcaggttgagattgctaaaaaaattttattgttcgGTGAAACtataataatactttttatataaatcaggttttatttctcatttgctctatacttgaaagttttttttttttttagtctttgtaaatatattgtttgattaaaaATGTTTACTAGAAAATATACATCTgaatatgaaaaacttaaaagaagaaaaactaattgagtctcaaaaaggatcaatggataaatttgttattagtaataaacaaaatataacacaaaatttagatgaaaatatcacaaatgagcaagaaattcaccaaaaatggattttaaatgaaatatattattgtagttgcacgattttcctggcccaacttatgttgattaggccttggcccaaagcgcaacccacaataaatatttgtagaggatgggtcaaagaacttagcctcagtgaacttgttcggtctaatgcatggacagtattgtttgccaaaagaaaataaaaacaccggAATGGATATTTCTCAAGTCcgattttatttctctttgttcctgatacagtttttccgtcccttctttgagagactccactacattatatatttctcttcttttcatctcaaccttacacctgttgatcatctatgcatccacttgagcacctgtcccatcagacgccctcatcagtccctttgtgagttgcagaggccaaggcggtactgttcaggggtcttttcctcattaatgcggccaagagtgTGGTTGGGgtgcaattaatgtggtggtagccttccatgagatattttagatttaattctttttatatgttgtGAAGATGAGCTGAAAGGGCTGGggaaagttcctcgtctgggcttcatgatgtccgaggaggagttactcctcggacaggtttccttagcgctattgggattgagtacgcttcatatgaggcttctcTTCGGCCAGGACGCTCCTCGGCTGGGcttgagtttggaatagcccatcatttttgggccgggccccacaattataatataaaaatattaaataagtattaatttaattaatacataagtataaacaataatttaattaaccaataattaattgggggaagcaactaataaacaataattgataatttaattaaccaatacattataaaagacaaataaattaaattatgtttggctaaacaacaattaataattttataattaatgaaacaataatataacaaattatagtttataaaagacaaataaattaatgaaaaactaaacaacgataattaataattttattaatatttcaaatggacttatagtttattatttattcttttgctaaaattatagacaaatatttgataagaaaaccataTACAAGataattgtaaactttatgtctttacatgttttttaattgttgttgctgtcaatatacaaatttttctttttattagatcatgtaatttatttttgttgaggaacaccctgaaaaaaatttctggagtCGCCACTGCCCTTTGCCATATTAGTTCATTGACGTTTACaggttcttctttttcttaccgcaaattttcacctttttttttccccacaaatTGTTGATGTCATAATTACAATTGAAGTAgctttgttttattatttgagAAGAATAATTGAAGTAACTTCGTTTTTTAATAGGTCAATTACAGacatatttttcccttttatacctaCAATAGGATTGTaactgtaaggacacaaaatctgtaacggcccagcgacgatgttgggctcgcacacggaaagtccctcacaataatatttgtagagagtggggttaAAAAGCCAGCGTTAGATCACAGGATGGCATTTTGGGCCAGACTTTAGATGAACCAACATGAGataaagctttgggctggatattcaggcccttcgtCCTTGTATTGAGGAGGATCTGGCTCCTCGGATACTGTCCGAGGAGCGGTGGTGTTGTCCCCGACTGCCCGTCGGCGGGTTttttaggtgatgtccggcgtatattcttCAGACATTCTCTTTCCTCCAATTCTTTTTTCGGGAGCTCCATGAGAGACCtccttttggtcacataacattctcttttatattagcctacgttcgttgtccttcgtccacgtgtagggtcgatctttccagggcagatatctgtcccatcagtctaatccctgaattgtgggagatgatccataaagcctaaaaatccggctctgtcTGGGGcgatgtcatgtcaatgaaggatatttaaagactattttcgtgagatattttctgatctttcaagtctgcctgtatcccattcttgtcaatggggttctgggctttccgaggactgagcggtcctcggacgtacctTTGAACCACAttgggctcactatttttgggcttgggccctagcctcctttagtttggtgacctgtggactccccataagcgagcgagccgggcccatagactgttgggccccacaatagcccctcaaaacccggCTGTCCAACGTCtgggttggaaaggtgggttttggtaataccgagctttgactgcggctcatttaattcggcccttgatcaacgttgatgactcttcacctccacgagggatgcgccggtctacgagccgtttttcctggatttaTGTACGTGAccgttatgccgcgtggttatctgcaACGTGCCTTTAATCTCTTACCATTTACGAGACCTTCCAGATgcaacggttactgatggtgtgggagaacgaaacggcgcgtcATACTCTGGATTTCCTTGAGGATTTGAATGTGTCtcataccctcttcttcgtcccctatataaagagagaagacagaggGTGACCCTTTCATATCcgaatccctcacgttcttcccagaatccatttcctccatccggttactCCCTATTCAATAATACTTATCTCATAataatccaccatgaacaaacccttcctttcccagaaacgctaTGTCCcaacaaaactcgagatggctcggtcggggcaagggtggcggaggcttaagatttgcctccccattcttttagccaaaatccgaagcagggactcgtcacaccccattcCTGgcgtgactgagtcgaaaacatcccttgtcatctccatccgctctctcatgagcatacctaataaggctccccttctccctcttttgctccttttactttcttttcattgcttccctcttcttctcctccttcccgctcatgtcctccatcttctttttcccttgcattcttcagtgacaagagcttgctgaagtgcttccatgtcttccaattcttcttccttctccttcattatttttgtataaggatcttctcctgatacgagcagtactgaggcatagagTTCAGAAAGACTTCGAAGGCgaattcagaagacacctgatggtttacttacTTGTGTTACGGATGTggttactgttttagcagttcatttttttgtataggcttgttttagcccttccttgtacattgtaacaatttttcatattaataaaagttattgttactctatttcgtatgtattgtttatatattctaacgaatgtgaaagcgctgctcggcataatagtatagcatttcaatcaataatatataagactaaagtaatcgttgataaaaagatgccacgatgactttaacaaaattattattcaacataacactccgaccagtgaggaatgagacttatcttaaaattagccatGATGGTTATGAAATGCTTCGATAAGATGTAAGAAGTAGCTATCCGAGGacgtgttacccaccggatgaatggcctctttaggttgacgatcatcaGGTTGTCCTACCACTTTCATGATACGTGAGACTTAAccctttccagtatttaaggttttatcttatgtacttgattcttcccttaggcttgagtccgaggtttGTGTCTTTGtcggtacttggttttcccttttaacttgagtccgaggaccatacaagccttaggttctgtccaagaccaacgtctgcatcagtacttggttttcccttttaacttgagtccgaggaccatgcaagccttaggttctgtccaagaccaacgtc
The sequence above is drawn from the Quercus robur chromosome 7, dhQueRobu3.1, whole genome shotgun sequence genome and encodes:
- the LOC126691994 gene encoding probable 2-oxoglutarate-dependent dioxygenase SLC1, whose translation is MNRSVEPILGIHKSENGFSKTCYCSSPLLLLYYIYMHQNLLIITHFISFLYSLSLLSLHQRFTFGYCTMSPAMVMAAKTKQNDNLESQYQKGVKHLCENGINKVPKKYILPVSDRPNMKDRELINVNKQNLKLPIIDFAELQGSNRPQVLKSLANACEQYGFFQLVNHGIPSDVISSMIDVSTRFFELPFEERAKYMSSDMQSPVRYGTSFNQNKDDVFCWRDFLKLICNPISDVAPHWPSSPVDLRRLVATYAKETKYLFLMIMVSILESLGLVGTTENKTEEDDILKDFQDGSQLMVVNCYPPCPEPNLTLGMPPHSDYGFLTLLLQDEVEGLQIQHQDKWVTVEPIANAFVVNVGDHLEIFSNGKYKSVLHRVSVNSMKSRISVASLHSLPFNCMVGPSPKLVNEENPRGYKDTDFSSFLEYISSCEPKRKNFLESRKLC